From the Methanotorris formicicus Mc-S-70 genome, the window AAAGAAGGATGTTATTCCAGATATCGTTGCAGAGGATTATATTGGGATTAGGGTGCCAGATAATGATGTTGTTAGAGAACTTGCCATTGTTCCGTTGACATCAACGAGTGCAAACATAAGCGGGGAAGAGTCACCAACATCTGTTGATGAGATAAGTGAAGAAATAAAGAAAAACGTTGATGTAATAGTAGATACTGGAAAATGCAAATACTCAAAACCATCAACAATAATAAAAATATATGAAAACGGAGAGGTTGAGTTGATTAGGGAGGGAGCAATTCCTTTTAAAGAAATTCTTGAGGTATTATAGGTTGATGATTTTGTGTGCAATTTCTTTTGCAACTTCTCTCTTTTCATGTAAATCCTTCAAAAACTCAACGATTTTCTCATAGCAGTATTTTTTACATTTTCCACAGGTTAGTTCTCCTTTTTTACATGTTTCATAAATCTCCAGAAGTTCTTTGTCATCTTTTATTAAATGGTAGGCATAAAGTTCATAAACCACACATTCCTCAGGAACTCCACCGAGTTTTTTATGCTCCTCCAATGTTTCTCTTCCACCAGTTTTGCATGACATGATTTTTTTCTTAACGCCCTTTTCATCATCGGTTAAAAATACTGCTGTTTCTGGTTTTGATGAACTCATCTTTCCTCCTAAGAGACCTGTCATAAACCTGTGGTAGGTTGAGGATGGTGGGATGAATTTGTATTCCTTTGCCCTATTTGCAATGTCCCTTGTTAGCCTTATGTGTGGGTCTTGGTCAATACCAACAGGCACAACAACTGGAATCTCTCTACGTATTTTTAAGTCCTCCTCTAACTGAGGGTGCAAAATATCTGCAACTTGGATTAAAGGAGCGAATAGATGCCCAATATTTGTCTCTCCACCAAATCCATAAATTGCCCTCATCTCGCTTAAATTTGTTCTTTTTGATAAAATAAATGCCAAGTCCTTAACTTTATTGTATTTTGATTGTAAATAAACATTTATCTTCTCTGGATCTAATCCAAGTGCAATGTAATTTGTTATATACTCCTCAACTGCAAGTTTTTTTGTGGTTTCAAAGTCCATTCCTCTCGCTGAATATGCCTCTAAATCCGCTATTGGAATATGAATCTCTGCGTTATAATCCTGATAATAGAGGAGTTGGTCAACAATCATCTTATGCCCAAAGTGCATCCTTCCAGAAGGCATCATTCCACTAACAACTGCAAACTTCTTT encodes:
- a CDS encoding tryptophan--tRNA ligase, which produces MITPWEISDIIDYKKTMENFGIKPINEIIKSIENPHHLMRRGIIFGHRDFERIVDAMKNKKKFAVVSGMMPSGRMHFGHKMIVDQLLYYQDYNAEIHIPIADLEAYSARGMDFETTKKLAVEEYITNYIALGLDPEKINVYLQSKYNKVKDLAFILSKRTNLSEMRAIYGFGGETNIGHLFAPLIQVADILHPQLEEDLKIRREIPVVVPVGIDQDPHIRLTRDIANRAKEYKFIPPSSTYHRFMTGLLGGKMSSSKPETAVFLTDDEKGVKKKIMSCKTGGRETLEEHKKLGGVPEECVVYELYAYHLIKDDKELLEIYETCKKGELTCGKCKKYCYEKIVEFLKDLHEKREVAKEIAHKIINL
- a CDS encoding L-threonylcarbamoyladenylate synthase, with protein sequence MIIKINEMNEKEKMEAIRKIQKMILEGKVIICGTDTLYGICVNALDENAVKKVYEIKKREFGKYISISLKDKEDIEKYAYVNDVAKKIIDKFMPGPITTILKKKDVIPDIVAEDYIGIRVPDNDVVRELAIVPLTSTSANISGEESPTSVDEISEEIKKNVDVIVDTGKCKYSKPSTIIKIYENGEVELIREGAIPFKEILEVL